In the Marinobacter sp. Arc7-DN-1 genome, GCGCCGCCGCCGAAAACACCACCGATCAACCAGAAACCCCGCAAACAGAAACCCCGCAAAGTCCGCCGGATAAACGTTCATGAATGCAAAGCCAGACGGCAATCAGATGCCTCCGGAACACCAGGAAATGCCTCTGATTGAGCACTTGCTGGAACTTCGCAATCGCCTGCTGAAAATGGTTCTGGCGGTGGTTATCTGCTTTGCAGCGATCTACCCGTTCGCCAACGAACTGTATCTGTGGTTGTCCGAACCCATCCGTTCGCTGCTGCCGGTCGGCCAGACCATGATCGCAACCGACGTCACCTCGCCCTTCTTCGCGCCCCTGAAGCTGGCGCTTGTACTGTCGGTGTTTGCCGCCATCCCCATTATTCTCTACCAGCTCTGGAGCTTTGTAGCCCCGGGGCTTTATGCCCATGAGAAGCGGCTGGCCTTTCCGCTGCTGTTTACCTCGGTGCTGTTGTTTTACCTGGGTGCCGCTTTCGCCTATTACGTGGTGTTCCCCCTGGTGTTCGGTTTCTTCACCGCCATCGGCCCGGAAGGCATTGTTGAACTGCCCGACATCAGCAGCTACCTGAATTTTGTCCTGAAAATGTTCTTCGCCTTCGGTGTGGCCTTCGAGATTCCCATCGCCACCGTCCTGCTGATTCTGACCGGGGCCACCACACCGGCGGACTTGGCGGCCAAACGCCCCTATGTCGTGGTCGGCTGCTTCATCATCGGCATGCTGCTGACCCCGCCGGATATCATCTCCCAGACTCTGCTGGCCGTGCCCATGTGGATCCTGTTCGAGATCGGGATCCTGTTCGGCCGGTTGGCAAAACGGGAAATGGCGGAACCGGATACCGACGAGCCTGCCAGCGAATGAAC is a window encoding:
- the tatC gene encoding twin-arginine translocase subunit TatC, with the protein product MNAKPDGNQMPPEHQEMPLIEHLLELRNRLLKMVLAVVICFAAIYPFANELYLWLSEPIRSLLPVGQTMIATDVTSPFFAPLKLALVLSVFAAIPIILYQLWSFVAPGLYAHEKRLAFPLLFTSVLLFYLGAAFAYYVVFPLVFGFFTAIGPEGIVELPDISSYLNFVLKMFFAFGVAFEIPIATVLLILTGATTPADLAAKRPYVVVGCFIIGMLLTPPDIISQTLLAVPMWILFEIGILFGRLAKREMAEPDTDEPASE